The Dehalobacter sp. genomic sequence CAGAATTAACAAAATGTTATATAAAATTTTAAGGAGGGGATATAGATCATAATATTTTTTATGTTATGTAGCATGCGCCAACATTATGAGTTTTTAAATTATGATAATATTCATATAACAAGTCGGAGGCCGTAGAAACAAAAAGGACAATAGAATGAAATTTTTAGGGGAATAATAATTATGGAAAAAATTTTTAACAACAATTATATTTTACCGAATAATTTTTATCCAATAAATAAGTTAAAAAATTATCTCAATATGGGGATTGTCCGAAATTACCAAAAAGGAGATTCCGTTGTTTCACCCGGAGAGATCATCGATAGCGTTATTTATGTTATTTCAGGAAAATTAGGTATTACCTTTCTAACTGAGGATGGAAAAAAAAGGATGATGTTCCATGCTGATGCTGGCACGTTTGTTGATCGATTATTTCAGTCTGATGATTGTCTCGTTGATGTTGTTTCAGAAGAAGAGAGCGTTGTATGCTATTTTTCAAAAGACCAGTTGCTTGAGATGTTTCAGCAGGATAAGGAAGTTCTCTGTGAATTTATTACGAGTTATGCATCAAAATGTGGGTATTTTATGCATGAATCTAAGGAAATGGCGCTCTATAATCCTTCGGTTCGGGTTCTGCGATTACTTTATAAGCTTTGCCTTACTAAAGGAGAGTTAGTTAACAATGTTTATGAAATTAATATTAAGTTGTCGCAAAAGGCTATTTCTGAAATGACAGGTGTCCATTATGTGACTGTCTGCAAAATATTCCAAAATCTAAGAGAAAAGAACATTTTGCGTAAAACATCCAATAAGATTATAATCTTTGACTTAAAAAGACTTAAAGATCTGATCAGCAACTGACGAACCTTTCGTCAGTTATTTCTGGGTTTGGGACAAAAAGAAGAGGTGCTTGGAGAAGCACCTCTTTTACAGTATCTTTTCATGCAAAAAAAGTTAATATGGATTGTACGAACGATATAAAAAATTTGAAAATTTATAATTCATGCACGGTTGCTAGGTTTTATCGGTGTGAAAAAAACGGGAAACGCAAGTTCACAACAAGCTTGATTGGGAGGGAAAATGCCGGAATATGCATATTATTCCTACCATGTAGAAGATCCTAAAGGCCTATTTAAAAAGCCTTGGGAACAATGTGTCGCCCCGGTAACTGAACGCCTTCCTTATGTTATTTCGTTTATTATTGACCAGCATTTGGAGACGATGTCGGGTTCCACAGGGTATGACCAAATCAGTGGTACGCAGTCCTACAAGTGAAACAGCAGGTGTTGCTGTTGTCTTGGCTCAATACATCCGAAAACTTGGTTATAATGCCAGGGCTCATCATGCTAAAAATTCTCTAATGGTTTTTACTCCTGCCTTTATAGCTAGTGGGTTAGGGGAACTATCCCGTACAGGTGATACTTCAGTCCATCCTAAATTTGGATTCCGCCATAAAGGTGCTTGTGTTACTACGGATCTGCCGCTTGCTCCCGATAAGCCAATTAATTTCGGTTTACAGGATTTTTGCAAAATATGTAAAAAGTGTGCGGAAAACTGTCCAGTCCAAGCAATTACACATGATGAGAGTCCTGTTGAATATAATGGATACTTGCGTTGGAATAGTGATTTCAAAAAGTGCTCGGATTTCCGGGCAACAAATGAAGAAGGTAATTCCTGCGGTCGCTGTATGAAAGTCTGCCCCTGGAACTCCAAGGAAGATTCATGGTTCCATCAGGCTTGGATCGGAAGCCAAAATGAAGCATCAGCCAAATTGCTCAAATCGGTTGATGACATGTTTGGCTATGGTACGGAACAGATCTTAAAATACAAATGGTGGCTGGAGTGGCCTGAACTGTTATCAATTCCGGATAAAATGCCATTCTGATAACCAGACCTGAATTATAATTAATGGCTCTATATCAAACGTTGGAATAACCTAAATAAGAGTAAATAGTCCGATATATGCTGGTAATAGTCAGATAGACCGTTACCAGCATTTTTATAATTGATAAAAAAGTTTGATAAAAGGTTATTGTATTCTAATATCGCAAATTCTATAATAAAATTATGATTTTCGGCATGTATGGAAATTGAAAAAAAACAATATATGAAGTTATTATTCCGTTTATTTATCGTATCTTAACACAGTTTACTAACAAAAAAATTTAATACATGCGCAAACAAATAAGATTATTTTTTAAGGAAAATATATAAATTAATAAGAAAGTATATTATTGGGGGGGTTAGAAAGCCATGGAATACGATTTTTTTAATGAATTGACAAGAACAATTCCTGACACATTCTATCCCGTTGAAAAATTGCAAAGATTTGTCCATTTAGGAGTTGTGAAATCCTATGCCAAAGGAAGTGCCGTTATTTTACCAGGGGATGAGTGCATGCTAATCTATGTACTTTCGGGAAAAATCCAGCTCAACATGGTTACAGAGGAAGGTAGGCAAAGGTTGGTATATTTTTGCGGCAAAAATGGAGTCATGGATAGGATTTTTCAGCTGAATAATGATAATGCCTACGCGACTGCAATAGAAAAATGCAGAGTGTGTTTTTTTTCAAAGGAGCAGCTTTTAACAATTTTTCAAACTGACAGTGATTTATATTTTGAAATTATGAAAAATCTTTTTGCCAAAGGCATTTATTTTATGAAACAGACCGTTGAAATGGAATTATACAATCCTACGGTCAGAATTGTAAGACTTCTTTATGGTCTATGCATATCTAACGGAATACCAGTAGGGGATTCATATGAAGTCCGTCTTGAATTGTCTCAGAAACAAATTTCTGAAATATCAGGAGTCCATTTTGTTACAGTATCTAAAGTATTAGGATATTTAATAAAGCAAAAAATTATTGAGAAAAAAAAAGGCAAAATCATTATCCATGATTTAGATAGATTAAAAGAGTTAACATTTGAAAAACGTCTTTTTTAAAGATAGTAACATATAGATACAAATTTTTCTAAAACACTATATCTGCAATAAACAAACCCTCATGGATTTTTGTTCCTGAGGGTTTGTTTATTACAGATATCAAAAAATATAAATTTATTTATATTTTATTTATCGGATTTATAACTAATTACAGAAGGTGATGATACGAAAAATTTATTAATGCTTAGTTCATACTAAAATTCCTATCAAGTAAATCTTTAAAATTATATTAAAAGGGAGGTGAAGATAATGGGTACATTCTTAATTTTTATTGCCGGTGTGTTATTTTTAGCGGGGATTCTTTTTATTAAACCTCGCGCCAAAAGGGACTTAATGTGGAAAACAGTACTGAACTGGGCCTTATATGTTATTTGGTATGCCATCACGTGGATGGGGGTTTCCTTTGTTTACATTAACGCATCGGTCGGCCATGTTAAAGCAACAAGTACGGCTATATTCCTGTTCTTAGGGATATCAGTGGTGCTTGCTGTCGTTCAGGCACGGTTGCTAGGTTTTATCGGCGTGAAAAAAACGGGAAACGCAAGTTCACAACAAGCTTGATTGGGAGGGAAAAAATTGAGTAACGAACAAAAACAGCAGTTAAAGATAAACCGGAGAAATTTCCTGAAAGCCGGTGCTGCAGCTACTGCTATGGGAGTTGTTGGGGCGCTGACAGCACCTGCCAAGGTCGCCAGTGCGGCGGGCGAGACGTTTAAGTATACACCCGCACCCAAAGGTCAATGGTCCAAACTACATCCTGTTCATGATATGGGCAGCGTCTCACTTCGTTTTGTAGAACAAAACGACCAGTGGCTGGGAACTACTAAAATTGTCGGACCGATAAAGAGAACTAGCCAATACGACAGCGGGTTTGATCGTTGTGCTGAGGGAAAAGTCAGTGAAAGGGGACAATTGGGACTCTACAATCTTATACCCAAAGACCCCATGGCCATGGCGATAGTTATGAGCACCGCCCTACCGAAACCCCTCGTGGAAGGTCCTGTTGCTCCTGTGAAAACGGAAATCCCTGATCCAGAACAAATGTCGATGCATATCAAAGACCTGGCTTATTTTTTAAGAGCCGACGATGTGGGAATCGGCAAGATGCCGTCGTATGCTTACTATTCCGAAAAGGTAATATATGAACCGTTTCCCGGAAGAGAATTGTTAGAGTTGCCCAGGGAAAAGTGCGTCAAACCGATGACTGAACCGGACATGCCATATGCTATTGTGGTTATGGTCGATCAGAATTTGAAAACAACGCTCGCTTCCACAGGTTATGATGCCATCAGCCTCTCCCAATCTTTCCTGGGATATCATTCAACAGGAATGATTTCTGTTATCATCGCTCAATATATCAGAAATCTTGGTTATAACGCCCGGGCGCAATACGCTGTGGATTATAACGCAAATATGCCTCCGGTTATTATAGCGGCAGGATTGGGTGAATTATCACGCACAGGTGAGTGTACCATTCATCCCCGTTTGGGATTCCGCCATAAGGTGGCTGCTATTACAACAGATTTGCCGCTTGCTCCGGATAAACCCGTTGATTTTGGCCTTCTTGACTTTTGCCGTATCTGTAAAAAA encodes the following:
- a CDS encoding Crp/Fnr family transcriptional regulator, producing the protein MEKIFNNNYILPNNFYPINKLKNYLNMGIVRNYQKGDSVVSPGEIIDSVIYVISGKLGITFLTEDGKKRMMFHADAGTFVDRLFQSDDCLVDVVSEEESVVCYFSKDQLLEMFQQDKEVLCEFITSYASKCGYFMHESKEMALYNPSVRVLRLLYKLCLTKGELVNNVYEINIKLSQKAISEMTGVHYVTVCKIFQNLREKNILRKTSNKIIIFDLKRLKDLISN
- a CDS encoding dehalogenase; its protein translation is MGTFLIFIAGVLFLAGILFIKPRAKRDLMWKTVLNWALYVIWYAITWMGVSFVYINASVGHVKATSTAIFLFLGISVVLAVVQARLLGFIGVKKTGNASSQQA
- a CDS encoding reductive dehalogenase, which produces MSNEQKQQLKINRRNFLKAGAAATAMGVVGALTAPAKVASAAGETFKYTPAPKGQWSKLHPVHDMGSVSLRFVEQNDQWLGTTKIVGPIKRTSQYDSGFDRCAEGKVSERGQLGLYNLIPKDPMAMAIVMSTALPKPLVEGPVAPVKTEIPDPEQMSMHIKDLAYFLRADDVGIGKMPSYAYYSEKVIYEPFPGRELLELPREKCVKPMTEPDMPYAIVVMVDQNLKTTLASTGYDAISLSQSFLGYHSTGMISVIIAQYIRNLGYNARAQYAVDYNANMPPVIIAAGLGELSRTGECTIHPRLGFRHKVAAITTDLPLAPDKPVDFGLLDFCRICKKCADNCPSGAISLDDDMKEVNGYLRWTTNADKCAEFRASNEEGASCGRCMKVCPWNSKEDSWFHQAGTWFGSQTKTSASMLKAIDDMFGYGTEQIEKYKWWLEWPENYKLPPVSILTAPLPSHGVL
- a CDS encoding Crp/Fnr family transcriptional regulator gives rise to the protein MEYDFFNELTRTIPDTFYPVEKLQRFVHLGVVKSYAKGSAVILPGDECMLIYVLSGKIQLNMVTEEGRQRLVYFCGKNGVMDRIFQLNNDNAYATAIEKCRVCFFSKEQLLTIFQTDSDLYFEIMKNLFAKGIYFMKQTVEMELYNPTVRIVRLLYGLCISNGIPVGDSYEVRLELSQKQISEISGVHFVTVSKVLGYLIKQKIIEKKKGKIIIHDLDRLKELTFEKRLF